From the genome of Streptomyces ficellus:
CGCGAGTTCCGCGAGCCCCGGGTCGGTGTCCGTTCCCGGGCGGCTGTAGAGCAGCAGCCGCACGGCCAGCGGGTCGCCCCGTAACGGGCGTATCGCCATGTCGTCGCGCGGCCCGGACGTCGGCTGGCAGGGGGCCACCACCTCGCCCGCCACGATGAGCGACGTGGCCGTGTGGTAGTCGCCGTGCAGGACGGGCGGGTCGATGCCGGCCGCGCCGAGCACCCGGCGCAGCCCGTCCCACTCGCCGTCCACGGTCGGGTCGACCATCCAGCGGTCGGCGGCCAGGTCGGCCAGCTCCACGACGGGCGCGGCGGCGGCCGGGTGGTCCCGTGCCATGGAGATGAACTGCGGTTCCCGCTCCACGAGGACGCGCCGCTCCAGTCCCTCCGGCACGCGCAGCGGGCACCCCTCGACCTCGTGGACGAACGCCACGTCGAGCCGCCCGGCCGCCAGCGCCCGCAGCAGGGCGCCCGCCGAGACGTCCATGTGCAGCGTGATGTCCGTGCCGGGCAGCCGGCCCCGCAGCCGCCGCAGCCAGCCCGCGAGCGCCCGGCTGGCGGTGGAGCCGACGCGCAGCCGGGCACCGTCGGCGCGGGCCGCGGCGGCCCTGGTCTCGGTGACGAGGACGGCCATCTCGGCCACGAGCGGGCGGGCCCGGCTGAGGACGGCGTGGCCCAGCGGGGTGGGCCGGCAGCCCGTCCGCTCACGGGCGAACAGCTCGGCGCCGAGCGCGTGTTCGATGCGCCGCAGCTGGGTCGTCAGGGACGGCTGGCTGACGCCGAGCTGACGCGCCGCCTTGTGCAGGCTGCCCGTGTCCGCGATGGCGCACAGCGCGCGCAGGTGTCTCACCTCCAGCTCCATGAGCCGAGAGTAGGACGGTTGACGGTCGTACCACTAGACACGGCAGGGGACTTGAACGACGTGATGTGCCGGTTCTATCGCCCGTTGACATCATCCGCACCGGCCGTCCGCTCCTCGACACTCTCCCCAACCGAACGGCCCACCCAGCCGTTCAGCATCACGAGGAGCCCCCCATGAGACACCCCAAGACCGTGCTGGCCGCTGCCGTGAGCCTGGCCGCGGCACTGGCAGCCGTACCGGCCGCGACCGCCACCGCGGCACCGGCCCCGGCCGTGGCACCGGCGGCGTCGTCCTCCTACGCCGCGTACGCATCCCCCGCCGCGTACGCCGGTTCCGCCGAGGAGGCCAAGGCCAACCGGGCCTTCTTCGCGGCCGTCATGGAGTCGGTGGCCGAGAAGCGGGCCGCCACCCCCGGCGCGCAGGCCGTCACCGTCGTCTACTCCGCGACGGGCGCCCCGAGCTTCCGCACCCAGATAGCCCGCTCCACCCAGATCTGGAACAGCTCCGTCAACAACGTGAAGCTGCAGGAGGGCGGCAACCCTGACTTCCGGTACTACGAGGGCAACGACTCGCGCGGCTCGTACGCCAGCACCGACGGGCACGGGCGGGGCTACATCTTCCTCGACTACCGGCAGAACCAGCAGTACAACTCCACCCGCGTCACCGCCCATGAGACCGGTCACGTCCTCGGCCTGCCCGACCACTACTCCGGTCCGTGCAGCGAGCTGATGTCCGGTGGCGGCCCCGGCACGTCCTGCCAGAACGCCCAGCCGAACGCGCAGGAGCGCTCCCGCGTCGACGCGCTGTGGCGGAACGGTCTGGCCGCCGCCGTGGCCAAGGTCTCGTAACACCGCCCGGCACGACCCGCGGGCCGGGTGCCGTACGGCGCCCGGCCCGTCGGGGTTCGTCAGGCCGCCGCCCCGGCGTCCGCGAGGAGCTTGCGGCCGAACCGGCTGCCGGGCGGCAGCTGGCGCAGGATGCGGTCGAGGGCCTGGTCGAAGTCGCCACCGGCCAGGCCCGATTCGTACGCCGCTCCCCCGCAGTGCAGGGTGAGCTGAAGATCCACTCGCTCGGGTGAGCCGTCGGACAGGGCTTCACCCAGCGCCAACAGACAGCTGAGCGTGGCCTGTTGGGCGGCGCCGTCGGTGAGGACCGGCAGGGGCAGGTCCCATTCCAGCACACAGCCGGCCAAGGGCAGGCCGCCGTTCTCCTCCGCCGCGCGCAGCCCGTCGAGGCTCGCGCCCGCGTACTCCACGCCCCTGACACGGGTGGCGATCCGCCGCCCGTCCGTCGCGATCACGATCGATTCCGCACCGCGGCGGTCCCGGTACCAGCCGGTCCAGACTTCCGTCGACTCCGATGACATGGCGCGGACTGTAGCGGTAGACCGCCTCCGACGTGCGGCCGGTCACCCCGGGAGCCG
Proteins encoded in this window:
- a CDS encoding LysR family transcriptional regulator — encoded protein: MELEVRHLRALCAIADTGSLHKAARQLGVSQPSLTTQLRRIEHALGAELFARERTGCRPTPLGHAVLSRARPLVAEMAVLVTETRAAAARADGARLRVGSTASRALAGWLRRLRGRLPGTDITLHMDVSAGALLRALAAGRLDVAFVHEVEGCPLRVPEGLERRVLVEREPQFISMARDHPAAAAPVVELADLAADRWMVDPTVDGEWDGLRRVLGAAGIDPPVLHGDYHTATSLIVAGEVVAPCQPTSGPRDDMAIRPLRGDPLAVRLLLYSRPGTDTDPGLAELAYADLAAAYREVALRTSAYRQWLLRHGSPLAQAA
- the snpA gene encoding snapalysin; this encodes MRHPKTVLAAAVSLAAALAAVPAATATAAPAPAVAPAASSSYAAYASPAAYAGSAEEAKANRAFFAAVMESVAEKRAATPGAQAVTVVYSATGAPSFRTQIARSTQIWNSSVNNVKLQEGGNPDFRYYEGNDSRGSYASTDGHGRGYIFLDYRQNQQYNSTRVTAHETGHVLGLPDHYSGPCSELMSGGGPGTSCQNAQPNAQERSRVDALWRNGLAAAVAKVS
- a CDS encoding DUF6304 family protein; translation: MSSESTEVWTGWYRDRRGAESIVIATDGRRIATRVRGVEYAGASLDGLRAAEENGGLPLAGCVLEWDLPLPVLTDGAAQQATLSCLLALGEALSDGSPERVDLQLTLHCGGAAYESGLAGGDFDQALDRILRQLPPGSRFGRKLLADAGAAA